A section of the Acanthochromis polyacanthus isolate Apoly-LR-REF ecotype Palm Island chromosome 13, KAUST_Apoly_ChrSc, whole genome shotgun sequence genome encodes:
- the tubd1 gene encoding tubulin delta chain yields the protein MSVVTVQLGQCGNQVAHELFDVVCSDTQKKPSRAASCERFFHHSTHGELVARAVLIDMEPKVINQSVSRAAKCGRWRYGEDSHFSQKQGSGNNWANGYCVHGPRHRDVMEELVRREVERCDRLAGLLAMMSVAGGTGSGVGAYVTQCLRDVYPTTFILNHLTWPYRTGEVIVQNYNSVLTLAHLYQLSDAILVHENDTVHGICSQLLNIKHISFSDINKVIAHQLGSVLQPALTADSHGVYSRNPLGELVSALACHPEYKLLSMCTIPQMPSSSIAYSTFSWPGLLKHLRQMLISNTKMEEGIDWQVRPPAGSGRSTSLTGSSFNTSLANLLILRGKDVYSAETGGFEDPALYTSWLSSKEAFSLWKSPVSFNKYEKSATLVSNSQALLSPLDDMVGKAWNMFASRAYIHQYMKYGISEEDFLDSFTSLEQVISSYRQLC from the exons ATGTCGGTGGTGACGGTGCAGCTCGGTCAGTGCGGGAACCAGGTGGCTCACGAGCTGTTCGACGTCGTTTGTAGCGACACTCAGAAGAAACCCTCCAGAGCAGCCAGCTGTGAGCGCTTCTTCCACCACAGCACGCATGGAG AGCTCGTGGCCCGGGCGGTGCTCATAGACATGGAGCCCAAAGTGATCAACCAGAGTGTGAGCAGAGCCGCCAAGTGTGGCCGGTGGAGGTACGGAGAAGATTCTCACTTCAGCCAGAAGCAGGGCTCCGGAAACAACTGGGCTAATGG GTATTGTGTCCATGGCCCTCGTCACAGAGACGTGATGGAGGAGCTGGTGAGGCGGGAGGTGGAGCGCTGCGACAGGCTGGCTGGTCTCTTGGCAATGATGAGCGTAGCAGGAGGAACAGGGTCAGGAGTCGGTGCCTACGTCACCCAGTGTCTCCGAGACGTCTACCCAACGACCTTCATCCTCAACCACCTCACCTGGCCGTACAGGACTGGAGAG GTGATCGTCCAGAACTACAACTCTGTGCTGACACTGGCTCATCTCTACCAGTTGTCAGACGCCATCCTGGTGCACGAGAACGACACGGTGCATGGGATCTGCAGTCAGCTGCTCAACATTAAACACATCTCTTTCAGTGACATCAACAAGGTCATCGCTCACCAGCTGGGCAGTGTGCTGCAGCCTGCGCTCACCGCTGACTCCCACGGAGTCTACAGCAGAAATCCTCTGG GGGAGCTGGTGAGTGCTCTAGCGTGCCACCCAGAGTACAAGCTGCTCAGTATGTGCACTATTCCTCAGATGCCCAGTTCCTCCATAGCCTACAGTACATTCAGCTGGCCAGGGCTACTCAAACATCTGCGACAGATGCTCATCTCCAACACCAAGATGGAGGAAG GTATCGACTGGCAGGTGCGTCCACCTGCAGGCTCTGGGCGGAGCACGAGTCTGACAGGAAGTAGCTTCAACACGTCTCTGGCCAACCTGCTCATACTGAGAGGGAAAGATGTCTACAGtgcagagacag GTGGCTTTGAGGACCCAGCCCTCTACACTTCCTGGCTCTCATCAAAAGAAGCTTTCAGCTTGTGGAAATCCCCAGTCTCCtttaataaatatgaaaaatctgCAACGCTGGTCAGTAACAGTCAGGCTCTGCTCAGTCCTCTGGATGACATGGTGGGAAAAGCCTGGAATATGTTTGCCTCCAG GGCGTACATCCATCAGTACATGAAATATGGCATCTCAGAGGAGGACTTCTTAGACAGCTTTACGTCTCTTGAGCAGGTAATCTCCAGCTACAGACAACTGTGCTAG